The Candidatus Koribacter versatilis Ellin345 genome has a segment encoding these proteins:
- the argF gene encoding ornithine carbamoyltransferase has protein sequence MFASDFLSIRDFTPQQIRHLLDLAMHIKAMPQAYSRSLRGKTMALIFEKPSLRTRVSFDVGIQQLGGFSVYLSPAEINLGKREGVYDVAKNLERMVQGIMIRTFAHRIVEDMAAFASIPIINGLTDYSHPCQAMADYMTIFEAKGRLSGLKLAYVGDGNNVAHSLMFAGAQLGVHVWVATPDGYEPDHAAREWATRRAAETGGSCTITNDPVAAVEDADVIYTDVWASMGQESEAALRKKIFLPYQVNGKLFAQAKPDTIFMHCLPAHRGDEVTDEVIDSPRSFVFPEAENRLHAQKAIMLELMRDESVEHEHGVLHEVEMVK, from the coding sequence ATGTTCGCATCCGACTTTCTCTCGATTCGCGACTTCACGCCGCAGCAGATACGGCATCTGCTCGACCTCGCCATGCACATTAAGGCGATGCCGCAGGCCTACTCGCGCTCGTTGCGCGGGAAGACCATGGCGTTGATCTTCGAGAAGCCGTCGCTGCGGACCCGGGTTTCGTTTGACGTGGGCATCCAGCAGCTTGGTGGTTTTTCCGTCTATCTCTCGCCTGCTGAGATCAACCTCGGCAAGCGGGAGGGCGTGTATGACGTGGCCAAGAACCTGGAGCGCATGGTGCAGGGAATCATGATTCGCACCTTTGCGCACCGGATCGTGGAGGACATGGCGGCATTCGCGTCCATTCCGATCATTAACGGCCTTACCGACTACAGTCACCCCTGCCAGGCGATGGCCGATTACATGACCATCTTCGAAGCCAAAGGACGCCTATCCGGGCTGAAGTTGGCTTACGTGGGCGACGGCAATAATGTTGCGCACTCGCTTATGTTCGCCGGCGCACAGCTCGGTGTTCACGTGTGGGTGGCAACTCCTGATGGTTACGAGCCCGATCATGCGGCGCGCGAATGGGCGACCAGGCGCGCGGCAGAGACCGGCGGAAGTTGCACCATCACCAACGATCCGGTGGCGGCCGTAGAGGACGCCGACGTGATCTACACCGACGTGTGGGCGAGCATGGGCCAGGAGTCCGAGGCTGCGCTGCGCAAGAAGATCTTCCTGCCGTATCAAGTGAACGGGAAACTCTTTGCGCAGGCTAAGCCGGACACGATCTTCATGCACTGCCTGCCGGCACATCGCGGCGATGAAGTGACCGACGAGGTCATCGATTCGCCACGTTCGTTCGTCTTCCCAGAGGCCGAGAACCGGCTGCATGCACAGAAGGCGATCATGCTGGAACTTATGCGCGACGAGTCCGTCGAGCACGAGCACGGCGTGCTGCACGAAGTGGAGATGGTGAAGTAA
- the arcC gene encoding carbamate kinase yields MSKTALIAVGGNSLIRAGEKGTIQEQLANTRRTAAAMVGLVKLGYRLVITHGNGPQVGAQLLRSERASDVTYSQTLDVCGAASQGEIGFLLAQSLQNELKDAGLHTPVVCVVTQTLVSAMDPAMLKPTKPIGPFYSRADAEEKKRALGWSIVEDAARGYRRVVPSPEPIEILELEVIRDLINDGVLVISTGGGGIPVMRENGALKGVEAVIDKDRASSLLAAEMGVDLFAISTDTDFVYLNYKKPDQKPIHAIFASELKKHYDEGHFPPGNMGPKVESVLRFLESGGKEAVITSFEHLTAAVTGIAGTHVLADTIEKPTINNVIEMPVKG; encoded by the coding sequence ATGTCGAAGACCGCTTTGATTGCAGTAGGCGGCAACTCGCTCATTCGCGCGGGCGAAAAAGGCACTATCCAGGAACAACTCGCTAATACCCGTCGCACGGCCGCCGCCATGGTGGGTCTGGTGAAGCTTGGGTACCGCCTGGTGATCACCCACGGCAACGGGCCGCAGGTCGGTGCGCAATTGCTGCGCTCCGAGCGCGCGTCCGACGTGACCTACAGCCAGACACTCGATGTGTGTGGTGCCGCCAGTCAGGGCGAGATCGGGTTCCTGCTCGCGCAATCGTTGCAAAACGAACTAAAGGATGCGGGGCTTCACACGCCGGTGGTTTGTGTGGTGACGCAGACGCTGGTGTCGGCGATGGACCCGGCGATGCTGAAGCCTACCAAGCCGATTGGACCGTTTTATTCGCGTGCGGATGCGGAAGAGAAGAAGCGTGCACTGGGCTGGAGCATTGTGGAAGACGCAGCACGTGGCTATCGGCGCGTGGTGCCTTCTCCTGAGCCGATCGAGATCCTCGAATTGGAAGTCATCCGCGACCTAATTAACGATGGTGTTTTGGTGATCTCCACCGGTGGTGGCGGCATTCCCGTGATGCGCGAGAACGGTGCGCTGAAGGGCGTGGAAGCAGTAATTGATAAAGACCGTGCTTCGTCGCTGCTGGCTGCCGAGATGGGTGTGGACTTGTTTGCGATTTCAACCGACACCGACTTCGTTTACCTCAACTACAAGAAGCCTGACCAGAAGCCCATCCATGCGATCTTCGCCTCGGAGTTGAAGAAGCACTACGACGAAGGCCATTTTCCGCCCGGCAACATGGGGCCGAAGGTGGAGTCGGTGCTGCGCTTCCTCGAATCTGGCGGTAAAGAGGCGGTGATCACTTCGTTCGAGCATCTGACCGCTGCGGTGACCGGAATCGCGGGAACGCACGTCCTGGCGGACACGATCGAGAAGCCCACCATCAACAACGTGATTGAAATGCCGGTGAAAGGGTGA
- the pyrB gene encoding aspartate carbamoyltransferase, with protein sequence MNLRHVVESQQFTVPLLMELFDRTRLMERIVARGGTLDYQNRILASLFYEPSTRTRFSFEAAMHRLGGRVLSTEHARYFSSAIETEQVEDSIRIIGSYSDVIVIRHNQEGGARRAAAVSPVPVINAGDGEGGQHPTQALLDLFTIYRERPIEGLSVAFIGELDRGRTVRSLAYLLAKFDRVKIYFVSPPELQMKPDILEYLDRHEVKYEIEADINKVVGEVDVVYQTRIRPDRVSSVASQMRYAIDSSVLPKLKPNAMILHPLPRTVELDKTVDSDPRAFYFRQAANGLVVRMALLTMLLDR encoded by the coding sequence ATGAACCTCCGCCACGTCGTCGAGTCGCAACAATTCACTGTGCCTTTGTTGATGGAACTCTTCGATCGCACACGGCTGATGGAACGCATCGTGGCGCGCGGCGGGACGCTCGACTACCAGAACCGCATCCTTGCCAGCTTGTTTTACGAGCCTTCGACGCGGACTCGGTTCTCGTTCGAAGCCGCGATGCATCGACTCGGCGGACGGGTGCTCTCTACCGAGCATGCGCGGTATTTCTCGTCGGCGATCGAGACCGAGCAGGTGGAGGATTCGATTCGCATCATCGGCAGCTATAGCGATGTGATCGTGATTCGACACAACCAGGAAGGCGGGGCGCGGCGAGCGGCAGCAGTGTCGCCAGTTCCGGTCATCAATGCCGGCGACGGCGAAGGCGGGCAGCATCCGACGCAGGCACTTCTCGATTTGTTCACCATCTATCGCGAACGGCCTATTGAGGGACTGAGCGTGGCGTTCATCGGCGAACTCGATCGCGGGCGGACGGTTCGGTCGCTGGCGTATCTGCTGGCGAAGTTCGATCGCGTGAAGATCTACTTCGTCAGCCCGCCGGAATTGCAAATGAAGCCTGACATTCTCGAGTACCTCGACCGTCATGAGGTGAAGTACGAGATCGAGGCGGACATCAATAAAGTCGTGGGCGAAGTGGACGTCGTGTACCAGACGCGGATTCGGCCAGACCGCGTTAGCAGCGTGGCGAGCCAAATGCGCTATGCGATTGACTCAAGCGTGCTGCCGAAACTGAAACCGAATGCGATGATCCTGCACCCGCTGCCGCGCACGGTGGAACTCGACAAGACCGTGGATTCGGATCCGCGGGCGTTCTACTTCCGGCAGGCCGCCAACGGCCTGGTGGTGAGGATGGCGCTGCTGACGATGCTTTTAGATCGATAA
- the rocD gene encoding ornithine--oxo-acid transaminase has translation MAVMESLQTKELIELEEKYGAHNYHPLDVVIERAEGVWVYDVEGKKYLDCLAAYSAVNQGHCHPKILKALLEQSKKVTLTSRAFRNDQLPLLCEQLHQLSGMDAALPMNSGAEAVETAVKAARKWGYKVKGIPEGKAEIVVCSNNFHGRTVTIISFSTDEQYRDGFGPFTPGFKVIPFGDAKELKHAITSNTCAFIVEPIQGEAGIVMPPDGFLKEAAQLCRDHRVLFVCDEIQSGLGRTGKLFAYEHEGVKPDMIIVGKALSGGFYPVSAVLASKEVLGVFKPGDHGSTFGGNPLACAVARAALTALVDEKMVERSAELGAYFLAKLKTLKSDKLKEVRGRGLWIGIELTVQARPYCEALKELGILCKETHDHVIRIAPPLVITKEEIDWAFERIKQAIEK, from the coding sequence ATGGCAGTCATGGAAAGTCTGCAAACGAAAGAACTCATCGAGCTCGAAGAAAAATACGGAGCTCACAACTACCATCCCCTTGACGTCGTCATCGAGCGCGCCGAGGGCGTTTGGGTCTACGACGTTGAAGGGAAGAAGTACCTCGATTGTCTGGCGGCCTACTCGGCCGTGAACCAAGGCCATTGCCATCCTAAAATTCTTAAAGCGTTACTTGAGCAATCGAAGAAAGTGACGTTGACATCGCGGGCCTTCCGCAATGACCAGCTTCCGCTGCTTTGTGAGCAGTTGCATCAGTTGAGCGGGATGGATGCAGCCCTGCCGATGAACTCCGGCGCGGAGGCCGTGGAGACGGCGGTGAAGGCCGCGCGCAAGTGGGGCTACAAGGTGAAGGGCATTCCGGAGGGAAAGGCCGAGATCGTCGTTTGCTCGAACAATTTCCACGGGCGGACCGTCACCATTATCAGTTTCTCGACCGACGAGCAGTATCGCGACGGCTTCGGGCCATTCACGCCCGGGTTCAAGGTGATTCCGTTCGGCGATGCGAAGGAATTGAAGCACGCGATCACTTCGAATACCTGCGCGTTCATCGTGGAGCCGATCCAGGGTGAAGCGGGGATCGTGATGCCGCCGGATGGATTCTTAAAGGAGGCGGCGCAGCTCTGCCGCGATCACCGTGTGCTGTTTGTGTGTGACGAAATTCAATCGGGACTGGGTCGCACCGGCAAGCTGTTTGCCTACGAGCATGAGGGGGTCAAGCCGGACATGATCATCGTGGGCAAGGCGCTGTCGGGTGGTTTCTACCCGGTGTCGGCGGTTCTGGCGAGCAAGGAAGTCCTTGGAGTATTCAAGCCTGGTGACCACGGCAGCACGTTCGGCGGCAATCCGCTGGCTTGCGCGGTGGCTCGCGCGGCACTCACGGCGTTGGTAGACGAGAAGATGGTGGAGCGTTCGGCCGAGCTCGGTGCGTATTTCCTTGCCAAGCTGAAGACGCTGAAGAGTGACAAGCTGAAGGAAGTCCGCGGACGCGGGTTGTGGATCGGTATCGAATTGACTGTGCAGGCGCGGCCGTACTGCGAGGCGCTGAAGGAACTCGGCATCCTCTGCAAAGAGACCCACGATCACGTTATTCGCATTGCGCCGCCGTTGGTCATCACGAAGGAAGAGATTGACTGGGCGTTCGAGCGGATCAAACAGGCGATTGAGAAGTAG
- a CDS encoding DUF302 domain-containing protein: MSSLPSNGMIHFPSARSATETVSRIQTALKDKGLTIFAVIDHSGEAARVGLQMHFAQVIIFGSPKAGTPLMVAAPTLALDLPLKALVWEDADGKVWVSYNDPDYLRERHGVPKGLIANLAGAGMLLQKAVQ; encoded by the coding sequence ATGAGTTCCCTACCGTCAAACGGCATGATCCACTTCCCGAGCGCCCGCTCCGCCACGGAGACTGTCTCGCGCATCCAGACCGCTCTCAAAGACAAAGGCCTCACTATCTTTGCTGTCATTGATCACAGCGGCGAAGCCGCGAGGGTCGGCCTCCAAATGCACTTTGCCCAAGTCATCATTTTCGGCAGCCCGAAAGCCGGTACACCTCTCATGGTCGCGGCGCCCACTCTGGCGCTCGATCTGCCGCTTAAGGCACTCGTATGGGAAGACGCCGACGGCAAGGTTTGGGTGAGCTATAACGATCCCGACTATCTGCGCGAACGCCATGGCGTCCCGAAAGGTCTAATAGCAAACCTCGCGGGCGCCGGCATGCTCCTCCAAAAAGCCGTGCAATAA
- a CDS encoding RNA polymerase sigma factor, which produces MDSETRTRDEWLALRCQTNEDGAYDALVSTLEMPLLYYAFKLTGNRDRALDVLQEAWIRAFRGMRKLKDPGSLRPWLYSIVHGVAIDDLRRGNRREAVESPELETDDIAEPASFDADDARAIHDALDKLEPSHREVLTLFFLEGFTVSETAGIVGCAEGTVKSRLHYAKKALRKIMDGENNA; this is translated from the coding sequence ATGGATTCCGAGACTCGAACTCGCGACGAATGGCTGGCGCTCCGGTGCCAAACCAACGAAGACGGTGCTTACGACGCTCTCGTGTCCACCTTGGAAATGCCGCTGCTGTATTACGCATTCAAGCTCACCGGCAATCGCGACCGCGCACTCGACGTCCTGCAGGAAGCCTGGATTCGAGCCTTCCGGGGCATGCGCAAGCTGAAAGATCCTGGCTCGTTGCGCCCGTGGCTCTACAGCATAGTGCACGGCGTAGCGATTGACGACCTAAGACGCGGCAACCGTCGCGAAGCCGTTGAATCTCCGGAGTTGGAAACCGACGACATCGCCGAGCCGGCTTCGTTTGACGCCGACGATGCGCGCGCAATCCATGATGCCCTCGACAAACTCGAACCATCGCATCGCGAGGTACTGACGCTCTTTTTCCTCGAAGGCTTCACCGTCTCCGAGACCGCGGGGATCGTTGGATGCGCTGAGGGGACCGTCAAATCACGCCTGCACTACGCCAAGAAAGCTCTACGCAAGATCATGGATGGAGAAAACAATGCCTGA
- a CDS encoding metal-dependent hydrolase family protein, with amino-acid sequence MKRLIAVLLFLCTLAFAQSTPNNVVVVKAGHLLDVKTGQYQNNVNIVIESGVIKSVGSGAPPAGAKVIDLSNATVLPGLTDAHTHLTYDAGDVGLKGLTISPEKEALNGAGNARITLLAGFTTVRNVGARAFADVALRDAINDGHVPGPRMLVSGPALSISGGHGDNNLQPWEDHSYGDGVADGVDAVQHKVRDNIKYGADVIKFMATGGVMSKGDNPEHSQYTLEEMKMIVSEAHRFGRKVAAHAHGVQGIMWATEAGVDSIEHGTYINDEAIALMKQHGTYLVPTLYLTEWLPENADKIGIPPYVKAKMNVVLPLLRKNISHAFASGVKVAFGTDAAVYPHGLNGHEFKTYVDLGMTPLQAIQSSTIGAPDLLGMTDKIGTVEAGKFGDLIAVTGDPLKDITELQRVKFVMKGGEVYKDEIHAH; translated from the coding sequence ATGAAAAGGCTGATTGCGGTTCTCTTGTTCCTCTGTACGCTTGCCTTCGCGCAATCCACTCCCAACAACGTGGTCGTCGTGAAAGCCGGCCATCTGCTCGACGTCAAAACTGGTCAGTACCAGAACAACGTCAACATCGTCATCGAGAGCGGCGTAATCAAGAGCGTCGGCTCAGGCGCTCCTCCGGCAGGCGCGAAGGTCATCGATCTCTCCAACGCGACGGTGCTGCCCGGACTCACAGACGCGCACACGCACCTCACCTATGACGCCGGCGATGTCGGCCTGAAGGGCCTGACGATCTCGCCGGAAAAAGAAGCTTTGAATGGCGCAGGAAATGCACGCATCACGCTCCTAGCCGGATTCACGACCGTCCGCAATGTTGGAGCGCGTGCTTTTGCCGATGTTGCTCTCCGTGATGCCATCAACGATGGCCACGTCCCTGGCCCGCGCATGCTCGTCAGCGGTCCGGCATTGAGCATCTCGGGCGGCCACGGCGATAACAATCTCCAACCCTGGGAAGACCACTCCTACGGCGACGGGGTTGCCGACGGCGTTGACGCCGTGCAGCACAAGGTCCGCGACAACATCAAGTACGGCGCCGACGTCATCAAGTTCATGGCCACCGGTGGCGTTATGTCGAAGGGCGATAACCCCGAGCACTCGCAGTACACGCTCGAGGAAATGAAAATGATCGTCAGCGAGGCGCACCGCTTCGGCCGCAAGGTCGCCGCGCACGCACACGGCGTGCAGGGCATTATGTGGGCGACTGAGGCCGGAGTGGATTCTATCGAGCACGGCACCTATATCAACGATGAAGCCATCGCGCTCATGAAGCAGCACGGCACCTACCTTGTCCCCACGCTCTATCTCACCGAGTGGCTGCCCGAGAACGCCGACAAGATCGGCATTCCGCCATACGTGAAAGCCAAAATGAATGTCGTGCTACCCCTGCTCCGCAAGAACATTTCGCACGCGTTCGCCAGCGGCGTGAAGGTCGCTTTTGGCACCGACGCCGCCGTTTATCCGCACGGCCTCAACGGTCATGAATTCAAGACCTACGTCGATCTTGGCATGACGCCACTCCAGGCCATTCAAAGCTCGACCATCGGCGCGCCCGACCTGCTCGGCATGACCGACAAGATCGGTACCGTCGAAGCCGGCAAGTTCGGTGACCTGATCGCCGTCACCGGCGACCCGTTGAAGGACATCACAGAACTGCAGAGAGTGAAGTTCGTGATGAAGGGCGGCGAGGTGTACAAAGACGAAATCCACGCCCACTAA
- a CDS encoding zinc ribbon domain-containing protein, whose protein sequence is MSYIQFTENYDDLSTDLGYQYKFYCDKCHNGYMSTFKPSVVGTAGSLLRAAGNLFGGAISRAGSGAFEVQRAVGGKGHDDALHAAVEEIKQLFKQCKRCGKWVCPENCWNATKGLCNACAPDIQQELAVAQNEETINQIHQKLQNVDMTKNLDLEGEAAGTCPKCGGKINGKFCSECGTEAIAKTKCAQCGTMVNVGTKFCPECGGHMAPAKPKCPQCGKEFDTAPKFCDDCGHKMG, encoded by the coding sequence ATGTCCTACATCCAGTTCACCGAAAACTACGACGATCTCTCCACGGACCTTGGGTACCAGTACAAGTTCTACTGCGACAAATGTCATAACGGGTACATGAGCACGTTCAAGCCTTCGGTGGTGGGCACCGCTGGGAGCCTGTTACGCGCAGCCGGCAACTTGTTCGGTGGCGCCATTAGCCGCGCGGGATCGGGCGCCTTTGAGGTCCAGCGCGCAGTCGGCGGCAAAGGTCATGACGATGCCCTTCACGCGGCCGTCGAAGAGATCAAGCAGCTCTTCAAGCAGTGCAAGCGCTGCGGCAAGTGGGTTTGTCCGGAGAATTGCTGGAACGCGACCAAGGGCTTGTGCAATGCGTGCGCGCCGGATATCCAGCAAGAACTCGCCGTCGCCCAGAACGAAGAGACGATCAACCAGATCCACCAGAAGCTGCAAAACGTGGACATGACCAAGAACCTCGACCTCGAGGGCGAGGCAGCCGGAACCTGTCCCAAGTGCGGCGGCAAGATCAACGGCAAGTTCTGCAGCGAATGCGGCACCGAAGCCATCGCCAAGACCAAGTGCGCGCAATGCGGAACCATGGTCAACGTGGGTACGAAGTTCTGTCCGGAGTGCGGTGGTCACATGGCCCCGGCTAAGCCGAAGTGTCCGCAATGCGGCAAGGAGTTCGATACCGCGCCCAAGTTCTGCGACGACTGCGGACATAAGATGGGGTGA
- a CDS encoding TolC family protein: protein MGHSFKKLALLSLLAATTLRAETVPFNKAIDAALKHSGTMAIAAAEEAHAQAGLQQARHAYIPNAVIGSGLGYSFGFPLTLEGAAPSILNFNTYSMLLNMPQREYIKSARFQWEAASSQTLDRRNQVILDTATAYFQLDLALSKLKVLKQQEDAAHKAEFITTQRVNEGVDSQLELKKSQLNSARARMKIAELQADVDVLRERLSKLTGIGAADFQTETQSLPKFPEVKQETDLASIAIANSPVVKAADQKAQAEDARAKAEHKQWMPTVDFAAQYAMLAKYNNYDEFYKKYERNNASIGLNIRFPIFSASQRDVAAAADADAIKAKKEAENARDQVTEQTLKLQRELAQISAAVDVAKLEYEIANTGVDAAQGRLESGNATARDVENARVDASDRFAAYLDAQLEYQKTQLQLMRATGEIYDWAATKK from the coding sequence ATGGGACATTCCTTTAAGAAGCTCGCTTTGCTTTCTCTGCTCGCGGCGACCACGCTGCGCGCTGAGACAGTTCCTTTTAACAAAGCAATCGATGCAGCCCTGAAACATAGCGGGACGATGGCCATCGCGGCTGCGGAAGAAGCGCACGCGCAAGCCGGTCTGCAACAGGCCCGGCACGCCTATATTCCCAACGCCGTGATCGGTTCCGGCCTCGGCTATTCGTTCGGATTCCCTCTGACCCTGGAAGGGGCGGCGCCATCTATCCTTAACTTCAACACCTACTCCATGCTGCTGAACATGCCGCAGCGCGAGTACATCAAGTCCGCGCGGTTTCAGTGGGAAGCGGCTTCTTCGCAAACGCTCGACCGGCGTAACCAGGTCATCCTCGACACTGCAACCGCATACTTCCAGCTCGATCTCGCGTTGTCGAAGCTCAAAGTCCTAAAGCAACAAGAGGACGCTGCGCACAAGGCCGAGTTCATCACCACGCAGCGCGTCAACGAAGGCGTAGATAGCCAGTTGGAATTGAAGAAGTCGCAATTGAACTCTGCGCGCGCCCGGATGAAAATCGCGGAATTGCAAGCGGACGTGGACGTACTCCGAGAGCGGCTTTCGAAACTCACCGGCATCGGCGCCGCCGACTTCCAGACCGAGACCCAATCGCTGCCGAAGTTTCCCGAGGTGAAGCAGGAGACCGATCTCGCATCGATCGCCATCGCCAACAGCCCGGTCGTTAAAGCGGCCGATCAAAAGGCCCAGGCTGAAGATGCGAGAGCGAAGGCGGAACACAAGCAGTGGATGCCCACGGTTGACTTCGCCGCACAATACGCGATGCTCGCGAAGTACAACAACTACGACGAGTTCTACAAGAAGTACGAGCGCAACAACGCGAGTATCGGGCTGAATATCCGCTTCCCGATCTTCAGTGCTTCGCAGCGCGATGTCGCCGCCGCCGCTGACGCCGATGCGATCAAAGCAAAGAAAGAAGCTGAGAACGCGCGAGACCAGGTTACCGAGCAGACACTCAAGCTGCAGCGCGAGCTCGCTCAGATCTCCGCCGCCGTTGACGTCGCAAAGCTCGAATACGAAATTGCCAACACCGGTGTGGATGCCGCGCAGGGACGCCTTGAGTCCGGCAATGCGACCGCCCGCGACGTCGAAAACGCCCGCGTGGACGCCTCCGATCGCTTCGCCGCTTATCTCGACGCCCAACTGGAGTACCAGAAGACGCAACTCCAACTCATGCGCGCGACCGGTGAGATCTACGACTGGGCCGCAACAAAGAAATAA
- a CDS encoding tetratricopeptide repeat protein, whose translation MMRRFFTFCLLLTFSGLAPAAYAADAEVQLIRAGRIDDAITQLQQKVKANPSDAEALNLLARAYYAIEDWDDAIAANQKALKLQPNSSEFHGWMGRAYGEKADTVGMIGAATLARKTKNEFERAVQLNPVASQARLDLSEYYIQAPGFMGGGMDKAEQQADATARFDEAASHLIRARMAQQKKDLDVAEQEFRAAIAHAKNPAPYYLNLASFYQTQKRYPEMEQAIVTAVSGADRPSAVLYDAASILNRSGRNLPGAVQYLKQYLAEGRFDEDAPPFRAHYLMGQVLEKMKKSSEAVAEYRSALSMASEFKKAQAALDKLQG comes from the coding sequence ATGATGCGTCGTTTCTTTACCTTTTGTCTTCTACTTACGTTCAGCGGACTTGCGCCTGCTGCGTACGCCGCCGATGCTGAGGTTCAGCTCATCCGCGCTGGTCGCATCGATGACGCTATCACCCAGTTGCAGCAGAAGGTAAAAGCGAACCCATCCGATGCAGAGGCGCTCAATCTTCTCGCGCGGGCGTATTACGCGATTGAAGACTGGGACGACGCCATTGCCGCCAATCAGAAGGCGTTGAAGCTTCAGCCCAACAGCAGCGAATTTCACGGCTGGATGGGACGCGCTTACGGCGAAAAAGCTGACACGGTTGGAATGATTGGCGCCGCGACGCTTGCACGAAAGACGAAGAATGAGTTCGAGCGCGCGGTGCAGTTGAATCCCGTCGCGAGCCAGGCACGGCTCGATCTTTCGGAGTATTACATCCAGGCTCCCGGCTTCATGGGTGGCGGCATGGACAAGGCCGAACAGCAGGCAGACGCAACCGCCCGCTTCGACGAAGCCGCCTCGCACCTCATTCGCGCCCGCATGGCGCAACAGAAAAAAGACCTGGATGTCGCGGAGCAGGAGTTCCGCGCGGCGATTGCGCACGCCAAGAACCCAGCGCCTTATTACCTGAACCTTGCGTCGTTCTATCAAACACAGAAGCGTTATCCGGAGATGGAGCAGGCGATCGTGACGGCGGTTAGTGGAGCGGATCGCCCGTCTGCGGTGTTGTACGACGCGGCCTCGATCCTTAACCGCTCTGGACGTAACCTGCCGGGCGCCGTGCAATACCTCAAGCAATACCTCGCTGAAGGCCGCTTCGACGAAGATGCTCCGCCCTTCCGCGCCCACTACCTGATGGGTCAGGTTCTGGAGAAGATGAAGAAATCCTCGGAAGCGGTAGCCGAGTATCGTTCTGCACTGAGCATGGCGAGTGAGTTCAAAAAGGCGCAGGCCGCGCTGGATAAGCTGCAAGGGTGA
- a CDS encoding efflux RND transporter periplasmic adaptor subunit, with amino-acid sequence MAATSHNHLNGNGIGHGGRRSMLVPGILLLAVIVGATMLVTRKGTSSIRADRVQRGSLTATISTNGKVEPVADFQAHAPISTTVQKIYVKAGDHVKKGQILLTLDDASVRAQSARAFAQLKTAQAEQAAVQNGGSREEVINRQSQLVKAQADRDAAQRNLAALQKLLQSGAASPAEVQAAENQLRVSEAAVSSLQQTGTQRYSPQDATRVQASEKEAQATYDAAQATLGQTNIRSDVEGTVYSLPVREGTFVNPGDLLVGVAELKTIEVRAFIDEPDLGRLSQGEQVNVSWDALPGRTWTGTVTRVPSTVVTRGTRMVGEILVNVPNDDGKLLPNINVTVSIITAQKNDVITVPREAVRQDGGDKYVYVVADGHIKRQNIQTGISNLTRVEISGLPEKTLVALNSLNMQPLQDGMKVKVAGQ; translated from the coding sequence ATGGCCGCAACCTCTCATAACCATCTGAACGGCAACGGTATTGGACACGGTGGCCGTCGCAGCATGCTCGTGCCCGGCATCCTGCTGCTTGCCGTTATTGTCGGGGCGACCATGCTGGTCACCCGCAAGGGAACGTCATCCATCCGCGCCGACCGCGTGCAGCGCGGCTCGCTCACAGCTACCATTTCGACCAACGGTAAAGTGGAACCCGTGGCGGATTTCCAGGCGCACGCCCCAATTTCCACTACCGTCCAAAAGATCTACGTCAAGGCGGGCGACCACGTAAAAAAAGGCCAGATCCTGCTTACGCTTGATGATGCCTCCGTCCGCGCTCAATCGGCACGTGCTTTTGCCCAGTTGAAGACCGCCCAAGCCGAGCAAGCCGCCGTGCAGAACGGCGGCAGCCGCGAAGAGGTCATCAATCGCCAATCGCAATTGGTGAAGGCCCAGGCCGACCGCGATGCTGCGCAACGCAATCTCGCCGCGCTACAGAAGTTGCTGCAATCCGGGGCTGCCTCTCCGGCGGAAGTACAGGCTGCTGAGAACCAGCTCAGAGTTTCAGAAGCAGCGGTGAGCTCTCTCCAGCAGACTGGCACCCAGCGCTACTCTCCACAGGATGCAACGCGGGTGCAGGCTTCGGAAAAAGAAGCGCAGGCAACGTACGACGCCGCACAAGCAACTCTCGGACAGACGAACATCCGTTCTGACGTGGAAGGCACGGTCTATTCCCTGCCGGTACGCGAAGGAACGTTCGTCAATCCTGGCGATCTGCTGGTTGGCGTAGCTGAATTGAAGACCATCGAAGTGCGTGCATTCATTGACGAGCCGGACCTTGGTCGCCTTTCGCAAGGCGAGCAGGTCAACGTGAGTTGGGACGCACTGCCCGGCCGCACCTGGACTGGCACCGTGACCCGCGTTCCATCCACGGTCGTAACGCGTGGCACGAGAATGGTCGGCGAGATCCTGGTTAACGTTCCAAACGACGACGGCAAGCTGCTGCCGAATATCAACGTGACGGTCTCGATCATCACGGCGCAAAAGAACGATGTCATCACCGTGCCGCGCGAAGCCGTACGCCAGGACGGCGGCGACAAATACGTTTACGTGGTTGCTGACGGCCACATCAAGCGCCAGAACATCCAAACCGGCATCTCAAACCTTACGCGCGTCGAGATTTCCGGCCTCCCGGAAAAGACCCTCGTCGCGTTGAACTCCCTGAACATGCAGCCCCTGCAGGACGGGATGAAGGTCAAAGTAGCCGGACAATGA